The Bifidobacteriaceae bacterium genome segment GCGATTGGCCCCCTGACGCGTCTTCACCGGAGGGGCCGCCGGAGCGGTCACGCGCCGTCAGGCGCCGTCCGGCTCCCGCACCAGAAGGTCGCCGGGTTGGCAGTCAAGCGCCCGGCATAGGGCGTCCAGCGTCGAGAAGCGGACGGCCCTGGCGCGGCCGTTCTTCAGGATCGACAGGTTGGCGGGCGTGATGCCGATCCGCTCGGCCAATTCGGCCACGCCCACTTTGCGGCGCGCCATCATCACGTCCAGGTTGACGGCGATCGCCATCAGACGATCTCCGCCAGTTCGTCGGCTTGCTCGGTGGCCTGAACGAGCA includes the following:
- a CDS encoding helix-turn-helix transcriptional regulator, translated to MAIAVNLDVMMARRKVGVAELAERIGITPANLSILKNGRARAVRFSTLDALCRALDCQPGDLLVREPDGA